From one Actinopolyspora saharensis genomic stretch:
- the ftsY gene encoding signal recognition particle-docking protein FtsY, which produces MSTTNVILIIVAALIVLAVLVATGVLLARRRRVSLGRGEQEDTATGQGGGYRAGSGISLSSGGDTAVPEHPVEERTETEGQPGVGDDAAVPRESARRDIVDVPLPPSAEGESTAEAEDVSDTAPAESRPLEEPESTETPSVPEQQPPAEPESETAPSGEHTAPPEEAESSATEEVVAESTAAEPAQTETAPAESAPAEAESAGAEVEAEPIEPSTGRLERLRGRLSRSRSMFGQSVLGLLGAGDLDEDSWEEIEDTLLMADIGAATSSEIIQRLRTEVAARAVRTPEQARSLLREVLIDALGPQLSRDVQALPHGDPSDGGKPAVLLVVGVNGTGKTTTTGKLARVLVSEGRSVLLGAADTFRAAAVEQLATWGERVGAEVVRGDEGADPASVAFEAVQRGADSGVDAILVDTAGRLHTKTGLMDELGKVKRVVEKRAQVDEVLLVLDATTGQNGLAQARVFADVVDVTGIVLTKLDGTAKGGIVFQVQRELGVPVKLVGLGEGADHLAPFEPEAFVDALLE; this is translated from the coding sequence GTGTCCACCACGAACGTGATCCTGATCATTGTTGCCGCACTGATCGTGCTGGCGGTGCTCGTCGCTACGGGCGTGTTGCTCGCCCGGCGCAGACGGGTCAGTCTCGGCCGGGGTGAGCAGGAGGATACCGCGACCGGTCAGGGCGGTGGTTACCGCGCGGGCAGCGGCATCAGTCTCTCCAGTGGCGGGGACACCGCTGTTCCGGAGCATCCCGTCGAGGAGCGCACGGAGACGGAGGGACAGCCCGGAGTCGGCGATGATGCCGCCGTGCCCAGGGAAAGCGCGCGCCGCGACATAGTGGACGTCCCGCTTCCGCCCTCGGCCGAGGGCGAGTCCACCGCCGAGGCCGAGGACGTCTCCGACACCGCCCCCGCGGAGTCCCGCCCCCTGGAGGAGCCGGAGAGCACGGAGACCCCGTCCGTTCCGGAGCAACAGCCTCCCGCGGAACCGGAGTCCGAAACCGCTCCGAGCGGTGAGCACACTGCGCCTCCGGAGGAGGCGGAGAGCTCCGCCACCGAGGAGGTGGTGGCGGAAAGTACCGCGGCCGAGCCCGCGCAGACAGAAACCGCACCGGCAGAGTCCGCGCCGGCCGAGGCCGAATCGGCCGGGGCGGAGGTCGAGGCCGAACCGATCGAGCCGTCCACCGGCAGGCTCGAACGGCTGCGCGGCAGGCTTTCGCGCTCGCGGTCGATGTTCGGTCAGAGCGTGCTCGGGCTGCTCGGTGCGGGGGACCTCGACGAGGACTCCTGGGAGGAGATCGAGGACACGCTGCTGATGGCCGACATAGGTGCGGCCACCTCCTCCGAGATAATCCAGCGGCTGCGCACCGAGGTGGCAGCGCGGGCGGTACGCACCCCGGAGCAGGCCAGGAGTCTGCTGCGCGAGGTGCTGATCGACGCTCTCGGCCCGCAGCTTTCGCGGGACGTGCAGGCGCTGCCGCACGGTGATCCCTCCGACGGGGGAAAGCCCGCCGTCCTGCTGGTCGTCGGGGTCAACGGGACCGGCAAGACGACCACGACGGGCAAGCTCGCGCGCGTGCTGGTCTCCGAAGGACGTTCGGTGCTGCTCGGCGCGGCCGACACGTTCAGGGCAGCCGCCGTGGAGCAACTCGCGACCTGGGGCGAACGGGTCGGTGCCGAGGTCGTTCGCGGCGATGAGGGAGCGGACCCGGCCAGCGTGGCCTTCGAGGCCGTGCAGCGCGGAGCCGATTCGGGCGTGGACGCGATCCTCGTCGACACGGCGGGCAGGCTGCACACCAAGACCGGCCTGATGGACGAGCTGGGCAAGGTCAAGCGTGTGGTGGAGAAGCGTGCCCAGGTCGACGAGGTGCTGCTGGTGCTCGACGCCACCACCGGCCAGAACGGTCTCGCCCAGGCGAGGGTGTTCGCCGACGTGGTGGACGTGACGGGGATCGTCCTCACGAAGTTGGACGGCACGGCCAAGGGCGGCATCGTCTTCCAGGTGCAGCGTGAGCTCGGCGTCCCGGTCAAGCTGGTGGGGCTCGGTGAAGGGGCCGACCACCTCGCCCCGTTCGAGCCGGAGGCCTTCGTCGACGCCCTGCTCGAATGA
- a CDS encoding anhydro-N-acetylmuramic acid kinase has translation MAKCRVIGLHSGTSMDALDVAAAELRLHGDEIELEPLGHDELPYPERLRAELADPSRSREAGPETWCRIDTGLGRALADAARHGIAELANGRADLVVSLGQTAHHLVDDRGRARGTLQLGQPAWIAEETGLPVVSDLRSRDIAAGGQGAPLAALFDALWLRGLHRDPPDASGTEREAPSTATTLNIGGIANITVDGPRGVLAYDTGPGNALIDAAAAMVTDERTSDVDGELAAAGRVRDDLLGALLADEYYSTPPPKSTGKERFNAEYLRTRLSVLPPIDGQDLLATVTALTARTVAQECAGHASRFVIASGGGIANPVLLDALRTELAHRDVELRTSEHHGIPSGGKEAYLTAVLGFLAVHGVAGNHPAATGAAGPRVLGSITPGHEPLRLPAPADAPVNALRVLPRENVLAEKDQEPACAPSTSR, from the coding sequence ATGGCGAAGTGTCGCGTGATCGGTCTGCACTCCGGCACGTCCATGGACGCCCTGGACGTCGCCGCGGCCGAGCTGCGGCTGCACGGCGACGAGATCGAGCTGGAACCGCTGGGCCACGACGAGCTCCCCTACCCCGAGCGACTTCGGGCGGAACTCGCGGATCCGAGCCGATCACGCGAAGCGGGCCCGGAAACGTGGTGCCGAATCGACACCGGTCTGGGACGCGCCCTGGCCGATGCGGCACGACACGGCATCGCCGAGCTCGCGAACGGGCGGGCCGACCTCGTGGTCTCACTGGGGCAGACCGCCCACCACCTGGTCGACGACCGAGGCCGCGCCCGCGGAACGCTCCAGCTGGGTCAGCCCGCCTGGATCGCCGAGGAAACCGGACTTCCCGTGGTGTCCGACCTGCGCTCCCGGGACATCGCAGCGGGAGGGCAGGGCGCACCGCTGGCAGCCCTGTTCGACGCGCTCTGGCTGCGCGGGCTCCACCGGGACCCGCCCGACGCGAGCGGGACCGAGCGGGAAGCACCTTCGACAGCGACGACGCTCAACATCGGCGGGATCGCCAACATAACGGTGGACGGCCCCCGCGGGGTGCTCGCCTACGACACCGGCCCGGGCAACGCCCTCATCGACGCCGCGGCGGCGATGGTCACCGACGAGCGGACCAGCGACGTCGACGGGGAGCTCGCCGCGGCGGGACGGGTCCGCGACGACCTGCTCGGAGCGCTGCTCGCCGATGAGTACTACTCGACCCCACCCCCCAAGTCCACGGGCAAGGAGCGGTTCAACGCCGAGTACCTGCGCACCCGGCTCTCCGTGCTGCCACCGATCGACGGGCAGGACCTGCTGGCCACGGTTACCGCCCTGACGGCACGAACCGTGGCTCAGGAGTGCGCGGGGCACGCCTCGAGGTTCGTCATCGCCTCGGGAGGAGGCATCGCCAACCCGGTGCTGCTGGACGCCCTGCGCACCGAACTCGCCCACCGCGACGTCGAGCTCCGCACCAGCGAGCACCACGGCATCCCCAGCGGGGGCAAGGAGGCCTACCTGACAGCTGTGCTGGGGTTCCTCGCGGTGCACGGCGTCGCGGGCAACCACCCCGCAGCCACGGGAGCGGCGGGGCCGCGAGTGCTGGGCAGCATCACCCCGGGGCACGAGCCGCTCCGACTCCCCGCTCCCGCCGACGCACCGGTCAACGCACTGCGGGTACTTCCGCGGGAGAACGTGCTCGCCGAGAAGGATCAGGAGCCCGCATGCGCGCCGTCGACCTCGCGATAA
- a CDS encoding sodium:solute symporter: MRAVDLAIIGIYLLTVPALGVLLAGRQRGTRDYFLGNRTLPWWAVCLSVVATETSTLTVISVPTVAYLGSFTYLQLALGYLIGRVLVALVLLPRYYAGDLVSAYAFLGKRFGQGLQATASVTFLVTRLLADGLRLFATAIPVKVMLGSFGLSVSYWQIILALSALTVVYTYFGGIRAVVWVDVVQMGVYVAGSVVAGLILMGQLPPDWFGRALEAGKFTVFDSSSPVLTSQYSTVTAVVGGAFFAMASHGADQLMVQRLLACRSLADSRRAVIGSGFVVLLQFALFLFIGSMLWVFFSGTSPERMGMSSADELFPSFIVNELPPGLSGVLIAGILAAAMSTLSSSLNSLSTSTISDLYQRITKRRPDEAKLLRSARLATVGWALVFVGFAAVFTTTDNPVVEIGLGIASYTYGALLGAFLLGLLVGRARQSDAVVAFLTTLVGVLYLALGVTFPTGEDGSQPLAFPWYTPIGVVTTLVVGWLLSLRHSGHDRTSTTEPNPERISGPSDPG, translated from the coding sequence ATGCGCGCCGTCGACCTCGCGATAATCGGGATCTACCTGCTCACCGTCCCCGCGCTTGGCGTCCTCCTCGCGGGCAGGCAGCGCGGGACCAGGGACTACTTCCTGGGCAACCGAACACTGCCCTGGTGGGCGGTGTGCCTGTCCGTGGTGGCCACCGAGACGTCCACGCTGACCGTGATCAGCGTTCCCACGGTCGCCTATCTCGGCTCGTTCACCTACCTGCAGCTCGCGCTCGGGTACCTGATCGGCCGCGTCCTCGTCGCCCTCGTGCTCCTGCCGCGCTACTACGCGGGTGACCTGGTCAGCGCCTACGCGTTCCTCGGGAAGCGCTTCGGACAGGGGCTGCAGGCCACCGCATCGGTCACCTTCCTGGTAACCAGGCTGCTCGCCGACGGCCTCCGCCTGTTCGCTACCGCCATCCCGGTCAAGGTCATGCTCGGCTCCTTCGGGCTATCGGTCTCGTACTGGCAGATCATCCTGGCGCTGTCGGCGCTGACGGTCGTCTACACCTACTTCGGCGGTATCCGGGCCGTGGTGTGGGTGGACGTGGTGCAGATGGGGGTCTACGTGGCCGGCTCCGTGGTGGCGGGGCTGATCCTGATGGGCCAACTCCCCCCTGACTGGTTCGGGCGCGCCCTGGAGGCGGGCAAGTTCACGGTGTTCGACTCGAGTTCGCCCGTGCTCACCAGCCAGTACTCGACGGTGACCGCCGTGGTGGGGGGCGCGTTCTTCGCCATGGCCTCGCACGGAGCCGATCAGCTGATGGTGCAGCGGCTGCTCGCGTGCCGCAGTCTCGCCGACAGCCGCCGCGCGGTGATCGGCAGCGGTTTCGTCGTGCTGTTGCAGTTCGCGTTGTTCCTGTTCATCGGTTCGATGCTGTGGGTCTTCTTCTCCGGGACCTCACCGGAGCGGATGGGGATGAGCAGTGCCGACGAGCTGTTCCCCAGCTTCATCGTGAACGAACTCCCGCCCGGCCTGTCCGGCGTGCTGATAGCCGGGATCCTCGCCGCCGCCATGAGCACCCTGTCCTCCTCGCTGAACTCGCTGTCCACATCGACCATCAGCGATCTGTACCAGCGCATCACCAAGCGCCGCCCGGACGAGGCGAAACTGCTGCGCTCGGCACGGTTGGCGACCGTGGGCTGGGCGCTGGTCTTCGTCGGGTTCGCCGCCGTGTTCACCACCACCGACAACCCCGTGGTCGAGATCGGCCTGGGAATAGCCTCCTACACCTACGGCGCCCTGCTGGGCGCGTTCCTGCTCGGGCTGCTCGTCGGACGTGCCCGGCAGAGCGATGCGGTCGTGGCCTTCCTCACCACGCTGGTCGGGGTGCTGTACCTGGCGCTCGGCGTGACCTTCCCGACCGGAGAGGACGGAAGCCAGCCGCTGGCCTTCCCCTGGTACACACCGATCGGGGTGGTGACGACCCTGGTCGTGGGCTGGCTGCTCTCGCTGCGGCACAGCGGTCACGACCGGACGAGCACGACCGAGCCGAACCCGGAACGGATCTCCGGGCCGTCCGATCCGGGCTGA
- the smc gene encoding chromosome segregation protein SMC, with the protein MHLKSLTLKGFKSFVSTTTLRFESGITCVVGPNGSGKSNVLDALTWVMGEQGAKALRGGKMEDVIFAGTSGRAPLGRAEVNLTIDNTDGALPIDYTEVSITRRMFRDGASEYELNGSACRLRDLQELLSDSGIGREMHVIVGQGQLSSILQAKPEDHRRLIEEAAGVLKHRKRKEKALRKLDAMQANLTRLTDLTGELRKQLKPLGKQAEVARKAQTIQAELRDARLRLLADDLVTARSELARDEANEEAARNKRAEAEKALQQAQEQEKALQEHVDADAPRLARLQDTWYRLSALQERLNGTLRLAEERYKHLSAEQEQHSGERDPAELEAEAEEIAEREETANEEVERVREELSEVVRRRSELETSLQEAERAHMEAVRAIADRREGAARLSGQVESMRSKVSATDEEIERLASSVTEAEQRAAAAQQAYDEAVSEGGGQDDTGESDAQQRYDTAVRARDTAQERVNELVAAERATEREIASWQARVDALSIGLSRKDGAGALLEAGERVPGLIGSVTALLSVEPGFEVALATALGAVAEAVVVRGVSDAATALRVLKNDEAGSSGLLVCSTEDPAGDPWPELDGTARWAVELIRAPEELRPTLTALLDRVAVVDDLDRAEALVSAHPEVRAVTGEGDLLGGNWSSGGATERSGGLIETRAAVDEAESELAAARDRLDTYGATLEGARSELEARQEEVRTAQEQLNEARVQRARSSERLSSLKEAARSAADEVERIRKQRSEVERSRQESVDKLAELQERLEVVESEQQDQQEPDTAERDRLASELDDVRQREMDARLAVRSAEERARALQGKAEQLRRSARQERERRERAEAARRARQRGALVAETVVNNSRTALERIAGSLRSAGAQRDELQTRQSENQRQLETVRNRVRELSGELEKLTDAVHKDEVARAEQRLRIEQLETKVVEEFGVGLDDLVAEYGPDVAVPPSPAEMAEYEAAKERGDQVSEPPALPYDRDTQQRRADRAEKDLASLGKVNPLALEEYAALEERYKYLSGQLEDLKATRKDLLDVVKEVDEKILEVFSSAFQDVAAEFEKVFSVLFPGGSGKLVLTDPDDMLSTGVEVEARPPGKKVKRLSLLSGGEKSLTAVAMLVAIFRARPSPFYVLDEVEAALDETNLRRLIGLLDQLRRTSQLIIITHQKPTMEIADALYGVSMRGDGITTVISQRMGGSADDPAVEEPALSAGSES; encoded by the coding sequence GTGCACTTGAAAAGCCTGACGCTGAAGGGGTTCAAATCCTTCGTGTCGACCACGACCCTGCGATTCGAATCGGGGATCACCTGTGTGGTCGGGCCGAACGGCTCGGGCAAGTCCAACGTGCTGGACGCGCTGACCTGGGTCATGGGTGAGCAGGGGGCCAAGGCGCTCCGCGGCGGCAAGATGGAGGACGTCATCTTCGCCGGGACCTCGGGGCGGGCCCCGCTCGGGCGTGCCGAGGTCAACCTGACCATCGACAACACCGACGGTGCACTGCCGATCGACTACACCGAGGTCTCCATCACCCGGCGCATGTTCCGCGACGGGGCGAGCGAGTACGAGCTCAACGGCAGCGCCTGCAGGTTGCGCGATCTGCAGGAGCTGCTCTCCGACTCCGGTATCGGACGTGAAATGCACGTCATAGTCGGTCAGGGACAGCTCTCCAGCATCCTGCAGGCCAAGCCGGAGGACCATCGCAGGCTCATCGAAGAGGCCGCGGGCGTGCTCAAGCACCGCAAGCGCAAGGAAAAGGCGCTGCGCAAGCTCGACGCGATGCAGGCCAACCTGACCAGGCTCACCGATCTCACCGGGGAGCTGCGCAAACAGCTGAAGCCGCTGGGCAAGCAGGCCGAGGTCGCACGCAAGGCGCAGACCATCCAGGCCGAGCTGCGGGACGCGCGCCTGCGCCTGCTGGCCGACGACCTGGTCACCGCGCGCTCCGAACTCGCCAGGGACGAGGCCAACGAGGAGGCCGCGCGGAACAAGCGGGCCGAGGCGGAGAAAGCACTGCAACAGGCCCAGGAGCAGGAAAAAGCCCTGCAGGAGCACGTGGACGCGGACGCCCCTAGGCTCGCGCGGCTCCAGGACACCTGGTACCGGCTCTCGGCCCTGCAGGAGCGGTTGAACGGGACCCTCCGCCTGGCCGAGGAGCGGTACAAGCACCTCAGCGCGGAGCAGGAGCAGCACAGCGGTGAGCGGGACCCCGCGGAGCTGGAGGCCGAGGCCGAGGAGATCGCCGAGCGGGAGGAGACCGCGAACGAGGAAGTCGAACGTGTCCGCGAGGAGCTGTCCGAGGTCGTGCGGCGCCGTTCGGAGCTGGAGACCTCCCTGCAGGAGGCCGAACGCGCGCACATGGAGGCGGTGCGCGCGATAGCCGACCGCAGGGAGGGCGCCGCGCGCCTCTCGGGACAGGTCGAGTCCATGCGCAGCAAGGTCTCGGCCACGGACGAGGAGATCGAGCGGCTCGCCTCCTCGGTCACGGAGGCCGAGCAGCGCGCGGCCGCCGCGCAGCAGGCCTACGACGAGGCCGTTTCCGAGGGCGGTGGGCAGGACGACACCGGTGAGTCCGACGCGCAGCAGCGTTACGACACCGCGGTGCGGGCCAGGGACACCGCGCAGGAGCGGGTGAACGAGCTCGTCGCGGCCGAACGCGCGACCGAGCGCGAGATCGCCTCGTGGCAGGCGAGGGTGGACGCGCTGTCGATCGGCCTGTCGCGCAAGGACGGGGCGGGGGCGCTGCTCGAGGCCGGTGAGCGGGTTCCGGGGCTGATCGGCTCCGTCACCGCCCTGCTGTCCGTGGAGCCGGGCTTCGAAGTGGCGTTGGCCACCGCGCTCGGAGCCGTCGCCGAGGCCGTCGTGGTTCGCGGCGTCTCCGACGCGGCCACCGCCCTGCGCGTGCTCAAGAACGACGAGGCGGGCAGCAGTGGGCTGCTCGTCTGCTCGACCGAGGATCCCGCGGGCGATCCCTGGCCGGAGCTGGACGGAACGGCGCGTTGGGCCGTCGAGCTGATCCGCGCTCCGGAGGAGCTGCGTCCCACGTTGACCGCGTTGCTGGACAGGGTCGCCGTGGTGGACGACCTCGACCGAGCCGAGGCCCTGGTGTCCGCGCACCCCGAGGTGCGCGCGGTGACGGGGGAGGGCGATCTGCTCGGGGGCAACTGGTCCTCGGGCGGGGCCACCGAGCGCAGCGGAGGTCTCATCGAGACCCGGGCGGCCGTGGACGAGGCCGAGTCCGAGTTGGCGGCGGCGCGCGACAGGCTCGATACCTACGGTGCCACCCTCGAGGGGGCCAGGTCCGAGCTCGAGGCAAGGCAGGAGGAGGTGCGCACCGCGCAGGAGCAGCTCAACGAAGCGCGAGTGCAGCGCGCGCGCAGTTCCGAGCGGCTTTCCTCCCTGAAGGAGGCGGCGCGTTCGGCGGCGGACGAGGTCGAGCGGATCCGGAAGCAGCGTTCCGAGGTGGAGCGCTCCCGCCAGGAGTCGGTCGACAAGCTGGCCGAGCTGCAGGAACGCCTCGAGGTGGTCGAGTCCGAGCAGCAGGACCAGCAGGAGCCGGACACCGCGGAACGGGACCGGCTCGCCTCGGAGCTCGACGACGTGCGTCAGCGGGAGATGGACGCGCGGTTGGCCGTGCGCAGCGCGGAGGAACGTGCGCGCGCCCTCCAGGGGAAGGCGGAACAACTGCGCCGTTCCGCGCGGCAGGAACGTGAACGACGCGAACGGGCCGAGGCGGCACGTCGGGCCAGACAGCGTGGTGCCCTGGTGGCCGAGACCGTGGTGAACAACAGCCGCACCGCGCTCGAGCGCATCGCCGGATCACTGCGCTCGGCCGGCGCGCAGCGCGACGAGCTGCAGACCAGGCAGTCCGAGAACCAGCGACAGCTGGAAACCGTGCGCAACCGGGTGCGGGAGCTCTCCGGGGAGCTGGAGAAGCTCACCGACGCCGTGCACAAGGACGAGGTGGCCCGAGCCGAACAGCGGCTGCGGATCGAGCAGCTCGAGACGAAGGTCGTCGAGGAGTTCGGGGTGGGGCTCGACGACCTGGTCGCGGAGTACGGGCCTGACGTGGCTGTGCCGCCGAGCCCGGCGGAGATGGCCGAGTACGAGGCGGCCAAGGAACGCGGCGATCAGGTGTCCGAACCCCCGGCCCTGCCCTACGATCGCGATACCCAGCAGCGTCGTGCCGACCGGGCCGAGAAGGACCTGGCCTCGCTCGGCAAGGTCAATCCGCTCGCGCTGGAGGAGTACGCGGCTCTGGAGGAGCGCTACAAGTACCTCTCCGGTCAGCTGGAGGACCTCAAGGCCACGCGCAAGGACCTGCTCGACGTGGTCAAGGAGGTCGACGAGAAGATCCTGGAGGTGTTCTCCTCGGCCTTCCAGGACGTGGCCGCGGAGTTCGAGAAGGTCTTCTCGGTTCTGTTCCCGGGTGGTTCGGGCAAGCTGGTGCTCACCGACCCGGACGACATGCTCAGCACCGGCGTCGAGGTGGAGGCGCGGCCGCCGGGGAAGAAGGTCAAGCGGCTCTCGCTGCTGTCCGGTGGTGAGAAGTCCCTGACGGCCGTGGCCATGCTGGTCGCGATCTTCCGCGCCCGCCCTTCCCCCTTCTACGTGCTGGACGAGGTCGAGGCGGCGCTGGACGAGACCAACCTGCGCAGGCTCATCGGTCTGCTGGATCAGCTGCGGCGCACCTCGCAACTGATCATCATCACGCACCAGAAGCCGACCATGGAGATCGCCGACGCGTTGTACGGGGTGAGCATGCGCGGTGACGGGATCACCACGGTGATATCGCAACGCATGGGCGGTTCCGCGGACGATCCCGCGGTGGAGGAGCCCGCGCTCTCGGCCGGTTCGGAGAGCTGA
- a CDS encoding acylphosphatase, giving the protein MSDEANAEHTRLTAWVRGHVQGVGFRWWTRSRALELGLAGSATNLRGGKVEVVAEGPEPACAKLLEILRSGDTPGTVEHVAEQWSQPRGLTDFVER; this is encoded by the coding sequence ATGTCCGACGAGGCGAACGCCGAGCACACACGTCTGACAGCATGGGTGCGCGGGCACGTGCAGGGTGTGGGGTTCCGCTGGTGGACCCGTTCGCGAGCCCTGGAACTGGGGCTGGCCGGCAGTGCCACGAACCTGCGCGGCGGCAAGGTCGAAGTGGTGGCGGAGGGCCCCGAACCGGCCTGTGCGAAGTTGTTGGAAATCCTACGTTCGGGTGACACGCCGGGAACTGTCGAGCACGTCGCCGAACAGTGGTCGCAGCCGCGTGGTTTGACGGACTTCGTCGAGAGGTGA
- a CDS encoding nucleoside/nucleotide kinase family protein — translation MSEREGRACAGTAREPAVHEGGLDELAERALALVSDGRRRILGIAGPPAAGKGRVADLLIERLGEQAVLVPMDGFHLAGAELRRLGIQHRKGAPDTFDAEGYVALLRRLRAAEDEVVYAPEFHREVEESYAGAVAVGREVPLVITEGNYLLLDRGPWGRVRGLLDECWFLEPDDRKRVNRLIGRHVRHGMSRSRAREWVQRSDERNAALVADTRNSADLVIRGDPE, via the coding sequence GTGTCAGAGCGGGAGGGACGTGCGTGTGCCGGAACGGCACGGGAACCCGCCGTCCACGAGGGCGGTCTGGACGAACTGGCGGAGCGGGCACTCGCTCTGGTCTCCGACGGACGGCGCCGGATCCTCGGGATCGCCGGTCCGCCCGCCGCCGGGAAGGGCAGGGTCGCCGACCTGCTGATCGAACGGCTGGGCGAACAGGCCGTGCTCGTTCCGATGGACGGTTTCCACCTCGCCGGAGCGGAGCTGCGCAGACTGGGTATCCAGCACCGCAAGGGAGCCCCGGACACCTTCGACGCGGAGGGGTACGTGGCCCTGCTGCGCAGACTGCGCGCCGCCGAGGACGAAGTGGTCTACGCCCCCGAGTTCCACCGCGAGGTGGAGGAGTCCTACGCGGGAGCCGTCGCGGTCGGCCGGGAGGTGCCTCTCGTGATCACCGAGGGGAACTACCTGCTGCTCGACCGGGGCCCCTGGGGAAGGGTTCGCGGCCTGTTGGACGAGTGCTGGTTCCTGGAACCGGATGACCGCAAACGGGTGAATCGCCTGATCGGGCGGCACGTGCGCCACGGCATGTCGCGTAGCCGGGCGCGGGAGTGGGTGCAGCGCAGCGATGAGCGCAATGCGGCCCTGGTGGCGGACACCAGGAACAGCGCCGACCTGGTGATTCGGGGAGACCCCGAGTAG
- the asnB gene encoding asparagine synthase (glutamine-hydrolyzing): MCGICGWVDFRGNLDQQRETLDAMCETMACRGPDAGGTSFHRNAALAHRRLAIIDLPGGNQPMTTETPDGKVSLVYSGESYNFTELRSELRTRGHRFETDSDTEVVLNGYLEWGEGVAERLNGMYAFAIWDARVDKLVLVRDRMGIKPLYYYPTEHGVLFGSEPKAILANPLAEKVVGVDGLREMFALTKKPGHAIWSGMAEVEPGTVLTVDRDGTHQHTYWKLEAREHTADAAETSGHVRELLDDIVSRQLISDVPRCVLLSGGLDSSAITALAAKQLESSGERVRSFAVDFLGQTENFVADSLRDTPDGPYVHDVAQHVNSQHQDIVLDPRTLADPAVRRAAVGARDVPLGLGDMDNSLYLLFKSIREHSTVALSGESADEIFGGYKWFFDQRAREADTFPWLAALGEEHTSGESVLDPALAKSLDLPGYVDAEYRNAVRDLPELAGESSFERKMREMNYLHLTRFVRMLLDRKDRMSMAVGLEVRVPFCDHRLVEYVFNAPWSLKTHDGREKSLLRRATSDVLPRSVSERVKSPYPSTQDPNYAAELQRQSKELLTANDPAAELLNGEWLKKIVERPAEQVDTTMRNALERLLDVSIWMQQHNPAIKV; encoded by the coding sequence ATGTGCGGTATCTGCGGCTGGGTGGACTTCCGGGGCAACCTGGACCAACAGCGCGAAACCCTCGACGCGATGTGCGAAACCATGGCCTGCCGGGGACCCGACGCGGGCGGAACGAGCTTCCACCGCAACGCCGCCCTGGCGCACCGCAGGCTGGCGATCATCGACCTCCCCGGCGGGAACCAGCCCATGACCACCGAGACGCCCGACGGGAAGGTCTCCCTGGTCTACAGCGGTGAGTCCTACAACTTCACCGAGCTGCGCAGCGAACTGCGCACACGCGGGCACCGCTTCGAGACCGACAGCGACACCGAAGTGGTGCTGAACGGCTACCTCGAGTGGGGTGAAGGCGTCGCCGAGCGGCTCAACGGCATGTACGCCTTCGCCATCTGGGACGCACGGGTGGACAAGCTCGTCCTGGTCCGGGACAGGATGGGCATCAAACCGCTGTACTACTACCCGACCGAGCACGGCGTGCTGTTCGGCTCCGAGCCGAAGGCCATCCTGGCCAACCCGCTGGCCGAGAAGGTCGTCGGGGTCGACGGTCTGCGCGAGATGTTCGCCCTGACCAAGAAACCTGGGCACGCGATCTGGTCGGGCATGGCCGAGGTGGAGCCCGGTACCGTGCTGACCGTCGACCGCGACGGCACGCACCAGCACACCTACTGGAAGCTCGAGGCCAGGGAGCACACCGCCGACGCGGCGGAGACCAGCGGGCACGTTCGCGAACTGCTCGACGACATCGTCTCCCGCCAGCTGATCTCGGACGTTCCGCGCTGTGTGCTGTTGTCCGGAGGACTCGATTCGAGTGCCATAACCGCGCTCGCGGCCAAGCAGCTCGAGTCGTCCGGAGAGCGGGTTCGCAGCTTCGCCGTGGACTTCCTGGGGCAGACCGAGAACTTCGTCGCCGACTCGCTGCGGGACACGCCCGACGGTCCCTACGTGCACGACGTCGCCCAGCACGTGAACTCGCAGCACCAGGACATCGTGCTGGACCCCCGGACGCTGGCCGATCCGGCCGTGCGGCGCGCGGCGGTCGGCGCGCGGGACGTCCCGCTCGGCCTCGGCGACATGGACAACTCGCTGTACCTGCTGTTCAAGTCCATCAGGGAGCACTCCACTGTCGCCCTGTCCGGTGAGTCGGCGGACGAGATCTTCGGGGGCTACAAGTGGTTCTTCGACCAGCGGGCTCGCGAGGCCGACACCTTCCCGTGGCTGGCAGCGCTCGGCGAGGAGCACACCAGCGGGGAGAGCGTGCTCGACCCCGCCCTGGCCAAGAGCCTCGACCTGCCCGGGTACGTCGACGCGGAGTACCGGAACGCCGTGCGCGACCTCCCGGAGCTCGCCGGGGAGAGCTCGTTCGAACGCAAGATGCGCGAGATGAACTACCTGCACCTGACCCGGTTCGTGCGCATGCTCCTGGACCGCAAGGACCGGATGAGCATGGCGGTCGGTCTCGAGGTCCGCGTGCCGTTCTGCGACCACCGACTGGTCGAGTACGTGTTCAACGCGCCCTGGTCGCTCAAGACCCACGACGGCAGGGAGAAGAGCCTGCTGCGGCGGGCCACCTCCGACGTGCTGCCGCGCTCGGTCTCCGAACGGGTGAAGAGCCCCTACCCGTCCACTCAGGACCCGAATTACGCGGCCGAACTGCAACGCCAGTCCAAGGAGCTGCTCACCGCGAACGACCCCGCGGCTGAGCTGCTCAACGGGGAGTGGCTCAAAAAGATCGTGGAGCGGCCCGCAGAACAGGTGGACACGACCATGCGCAACGCCCTGGAGCGGCTGCTGGACGTCTCGATCTGGATGCAGCAGCACAATCCGGCGATCAAGGTCTGA